The DNA segment TTAGCGGCCTGGGTGCCGACTACGCCGCCCCCCAAAACCAATACCTTAGCCGGCAGCACGCCAGGGACCCCGCCCAGCAACATGCCACGGCCGCCGTACAGTTTCTCCAGGTAGTGAGCGCCTTCTTGTACCGCCAGCCGGCCTGCCACCTCCGACATCGGTGTCAGCAACGGCAATTCGCCGTTGGCCAATTGGACCGTCTCATAGGCGATGCAGGTCGCGCCGGAGGCAAGATGCGCTTCGGTCAATTCGCGATCGGCAGCGAAGTGAAAATAGGTGAATACGGTTTGGCCTTTGCGCAACAGCGGCCATTCGGTTTTTATCGGTTCCTTGACCTTGACGATCATGTCGGCTTCGGCCCAAACCGTTTCGGCGCTGTCGGCCAAGCCGGCACCGGCAGCTTGATATTGTTCGTCGGTGAAGCCGGCACCCACACCGGCGCCGCGCTGCAAGGTCACGCTATGGCCAGCGGCTACCAAGGCCGCTACTCCGGAAGGTACCAGCGACACGCGGTTTTCGTTGGGTTTGATTTCCTTCGGAATCCCGATTTTCATATTCACCTCATGGGTTGTTGACCAGCGTTGTTTGGATAATAGCAATAAATGGACCCAGACGAAGTCGCCGAGTTTCAAGAACTTGCGAACCCTTCGCCGGAAGTCGGGAGGCAATTGTCGGGTTTTACTGTCGTTTTGGCGTAAACCCTTCACCTTATGGGGTGAAGGACTAAAAACTGACTAAGCTTAAGCGGTTAGTTTCAGCTTAGAGGATGTCATGAACCACACCCAAAACATTCTGATCGGCCACTTGACCGAAGTGAGAGGCGACGGCATGGATGCGCGCATCATCGAAGAACATTCGACCGCGGCGCCGATCATTCGGCTAGGCGACGAGGAAATTCTGGCCGGCCATATCGGATCTTACGTCGTGATTCGGCAGTCGCATATCGGCGTGTTGGCGTTGGTGTTCAAAATGTGGGAACGCGACCGTTTCGATAGTGCCGGGAACCGGGCTACAGATCGTTTCATTGCATTGATTCCGGTCGGGGAGTTGACCGAAAACAATGTGTTCATTCGCGGTGTGCGCCATTATCCAACGCCCGGTGCCGCGGTCTATGCCGTTGGGCTGAGCGAGATCAATGCGATTTTTTCCAAATTTCGCGATTACCAGTTTTTTATCGGTCAGTTGGCCAGCCACAAGGATTACCACCTGAGCTTGGACCCGCGGGCCTTGTTCGGCCGACATTTTGCGATCATCGGCCAGTCCGGTTCGGGTAAATCGTGGACCGTCACCAGTTTGATCCAGCACACGATGAAAGCCATGCCGAAAACGCACATGGTCATGTTGGATTTGCACGGCGAATATTGCTGGAAGCGTCCCGACGGCAGCATCGAATCGGCGTTTCCGGCCGATCAGGTCAATTATGTCGACGCGTTGGACATGGAGATGCCTTACTGGATGATGAGCTACGCCGAGTTGGTCGATTTGTTCATCGACCGCGACGACAACGGCGCTTCGATGCAGATGGCGTTTATGCGCGAAATTCTGCAGCAATTGAAACGTAAGGAAGCCAAGGCGATTGGCTTGGCTTCGGTGACGATAGACACGCCGATCTATTTTTCGTTGGCGGAAATGTATATGCAATTCAAAGCGGCCAACGAGGAGCGCAAAGACTTCGGTAAAACCAAAGGGGCGTTGTTCGGTCAGTTCGACGAATTTTTGGTCAGGATGCAAAGCCGGTTCAACGACGTGCGCTACGATTTTTTGTTGAAACCGAAAAAGCGTAATTCGTCGGACAGCATGGCCGGCTTGTTGCGTCAGTTTGTTGGCCTTGGCGACAAAAAAGCCAATATTACCGTGGTCGACCTTAGTTCGGTGCCGACCGACGTCCGGCCGGCCGTGTCGGCCCAGGTCGGCCGCTTGGCTTACGAATTTAACTATTGGAACCCGAGCCGCCGCGAATTTCCGATCACGTTGATTTGCGAGGAGGCGCACGCCTATATCCCGCGCGAAAAAAACGGTCAGTTCGACGGCACCCGCAAAATGATGGAACGGATTGCGAAGGAAGGACGCAAATACGGTGTCTCTATCGGCGTGGTCAGTCAGCGGCCGACCGAACTTTCAGAAACGATGCTGGCGCAATGCAGCTCGTTTATTTGTTTACGCACCACCAACCCTGACGACCAGCAATATATCCGGGGTTTGGTACCGGAAGCAGAGGGCGATCTGGCGGATATTTTGAGCTCTTTGGGCCGCGGTGAGGCGTTGGTGTTGGGCGAGGCAGCGCCGTTACCGACCAGGGTGCAGATTTATCGGCCCAGCCCCGAACCGAAAAGTAACGATGTCGATTACTACACTAGCTGGCGCGAAGGCCCCGAGGATTTGGATGTGGAAGGCATCGTTCACAATTGGCGGACCCAGAACCGGAATTAATCGGTTAGTCGATGGGCTGCCGGTACCTAACGTTTGAAGCCGGCCCTGGTGTGCGCGGGTTAAGCGCGTGCCCGCCCGCGTATTACCGGGGCAGTCATGCGTCAGGCTGGTAAGCGCTCACTCGGCTGAGCGATGCGGGACGTGGTTCCGCATCGCCGCTCCATCGCCACAGTCTCCAATCCGACTACCGCCTCACCTACCAAAATTAGGCAGCGAAATAGCCTGTCTATGCAATTTCAAGCCGCGCCAAACCCATCGGGCAATTACCTTTTAGGCGAACGATAACCCGCTCATAACTCCCGGCCAAAATGCGGACTGTTTTTTGCAACCGTGAATTACATCACTATCTTTTTTCAAAATATAAGTACTAGCTCGAGTTTTTGCCGTTAAAACGCTGCCAAAAACGGAAAAAATCAAATGATGGCGAGATTAAAATAAAATTAAAAAAAGAGACGTGCGCCGCAAAAAAATCAATGAATTCAATTTATAAGACGAATCTTTTAAAGTTATACTGCGTCACGCCGTTAAGGTAAGTGTCCGTTATGAGTCTTTCGGAATAAAGCACTAGCGGCACTTGGAGCCTCTGGTTTTCATGCTTCGTATCAAGAGAGAAGAGGCGGGTACCGCCCATGGCATCTTGAGGTTTATAAAGGAAGATCGCTTATCCGGCTGGATAATAAAAAATAATTGAATCGGCAAGCCAAATACCTGGGAGATTAAATATGATGGAAGAAACTTTAGATGTAATAAAAGATATGGATATTCCAGACTTTATTTCTTTTGAGGATGTGGAGGACGATGTAGTTGAAGTCGATCCTAATGAAAATTTCAAATTAACTGAAATAGAAAGCGGTGATTCGCAAAGTGATAGCGGTTTCGATGCTACTCGCGCTTACTTGAACGAGCTCAGTAAGTCCCAGTTATTAACGGCCGATGAGGAAAAGATATACGGAAAACGCACGCAGCAAGGGGATCCACAAGCGCGAAAAATCATGATCGAAAGCAATTTGCGTTTGGTCGTCAAAATTTCTCGCCGCTATTTGAATCGAGGCTTGCCTTTGCTCGATTTGATTGAGGAAGGTAACCTGGGTTTGATCAGAGCCGTGGAAAAATTCGATCCGGACCGCGGCTTCCGCTTTTCCACTTATGCTACTTGGTGGATTCGACAAACCATAGAGCGTGCGATTATGAACCAGACGCGGACTATCCGCTTGCCGATTCATATCGTCAAAGAAATGAATATTTATTTGAAAGCGCAAAGGAATCTGGCGCAACAGCTGGACCATGAGCCGACAGTTGATGAAATCGCTAAACATTTGGATAAGCCGGCGAAAACTGTCAGTAAAATGCTGAAACTGAATGAACGAGTTACTTCGGTAGATGTGTCTTTCGGAAAAGATTTCGACAAGCCCTTATTGGAAACCATTTCCGAAGAAGAGAGCCGTAACCCGGCGGAAATTTTGCAGGACAACTTTATCCAAAATAACGTCACATATTGGGTATATCAACTGGCCGAGAAACAACGCGAGGTGATTTGTCGGCGTTACGGACTATGTGGTTTCGAAAATGCGACCTTGGAACAAGTGGCTCTGGAATTGGGCGTCACTCGGGAGCGGGTGCGGCAAATTCAGATGGATGGTCTCAAACGTTTGAAGGAAATCTTGGAAACCAGCGGTTATTCCTTTGAATCCATCTTTAGTTAACTAGTGTGATTATCTTCAACCGGTCCCACTGCCGCAGTGGGATCCGGTTCGAGCGAGTTGTTGTCTGGGTGTCCATTTTCGCAATTTGCTTTTATTGGTAGAGCGGCAAATCATCCAGTCTTTTGTCGATTTCCGAAATAACTTCCTGGTAACGTTTGCTGCCTACGCGTTCAAAACGTTGCTTAAAATCCATTTCGTCCATATGCTCCGGCAGGTCTTGTACCTCGGGGATAATGGCCGAATAGTCTTTGGTCTCCGCCATTAATTTTTGCAGTAGCCTGGCTTTGGTCTGGGAGGCGATAGCCATCCGGCCGAAACGGCTCCCGGCCATATCGGCGGACAAGTCGATGAAACTGAAGCCGCTGCCTTGCCGGGCGTCGCCCAATTCCTTGTCCACGCCCATTCTTTCGCCCAATAACGACGCATCCACTGCCGCCAACAAGGCCGAAGCGATGAAATGTTGCGGAATATCGACGCGCTTGTAGGCGAAGACCGGGTATTCCTTGCTGTATACCAAACCCACGGGCAAAAATCGGCGTAAGTCGCGCTTGTAGATGTAACTGGCCACAGCGATGATGATGGCGCGGTTTTCCTGGATGGCATCGGCTTCGGGGGTGTTTTGGTAAGCGGTTGCGAATAAAGGTTGCAGTAATTCGATCAAGGACAGGCGCCAGTCCGGATCGTGTCGATTGACGATATCGTTGATTTGTTGTTGATACAGATGCAGGTTGGGATACTCGGCGTGTTTTCGAATCACCAACTGTTTGGCGGCGTCCGCTATTGAGCCCAAATAACTGATCTCCAGTGTTTGTGGGCCGATTTGCACATTTTTGACATACTGGGTCAGAACTTGCCAGTAGTCGTTTAGCGGCGTATGGGTGACCAAGGCTGGAATCAATAGGTTTGCCGCCGGATCCGGAATCGAAATTTCGCCGACTTTGAACGACTTTAACCGAATACTATCGTTTAGTTGCCGCACGCTGAAACTGAAATCAAGGTAGTGCCCGAACAAGGTTTCCGGCACGAATACTGCGATTTGGCAGTCTATTCGATCCTGGCCGAAATGGACTTGGGTGGTATTTTCGACGAAATGGTCCAGCAAATAGCTGGTGGCAATATTCAAATCCTTTTGATCCAAATTGACGGTTTTCAGTTGACTCCGCTCTTCGGGACGTACTTGCAGCAATTGTTTGGCGCGTTGGATGTCGTCGCGGGTCAGTCCCTGATTCAAGCTGGGCAACGGCGAGTCGTCGATCGCGAATAGCAACAGTACTGCCAATAGCGCCGCGGTCGAGAACAGCGCGAATAACAAAGCCTTCAGCATTGATCGATGATCAACTCGAAATTGGCGTCTTCCAGGTAATGCATTTCTTTTTTCAAGTCGGCGTAGGTCAGCGGTGCCTGTTCCAGCCAGCCTTCCGGAAACGCGAGTTTGATGGTATTGCCGTCGATATCGATTTTGAAGTCGGCACGTTGGCTGTGGCGGTTTCGGTGGAGTACCGTCGCCAAGCGAAACACGATGGCCATAATCGGAGCATTTTGCCGCCAGGGATGAGGCAAGTCGGCGAAGCGCTCGAGACGCAGCTTTTTGCGGTGGCTGCGTACCAACTTCGACAGCAGCAATTGATCTTGCTTGGAGAATCCGGCCAGATCGCCGTTCTCCAGGATGTATGCACTGTGTTTGTGGTAATGACTGTGCGCGATTTCGAAGCCGATTTCGTGCAGCTCTGCCGCCCACACCAGAAATTGCAGGCTGGCCGGATTGTCTTGAAAGCAGGGGTGTGATTCTAATTGCCGCACAATGTAACGCAGGGTATCTTGCAGTTGCTCGCTATGGCGTTGATCGGTGTGGTAGCGGGCGGCAATCAGTTTACTGGTCTGCGAACGAATATCGTCGTTATAGATGCGGCCCAACAGGTCGTAAACCAAGCCCTCGCGCAGCGCGCCGTCGGACACCGTCATTTGTTCGATATGCAAGGTCTTGAACGTCGCATAGACGATTGCGACCGCGCCGATAAAGACCGGGCGGCGCTCCAGGCTCAATGCCGGGAAATTGATCTGCTCCACTTTATCCAGCTTCAACAATTGCGCAACCAGTTGCTCCATGCCGGCCAGCGTAATGCCGTTGTTGCTCCAGCCCGAGGTTTGCAGCACGTTGCTGATCGCCTTCAAACTGCCGGAGGCGCCGATCGCTTCATCCCAGTTTTGGGAATGGAAGGTGTTTTGGAAGGGTTCCAAATGCTGTTCGGCAAACAGCGTGGCTTTGCGGAACGCTCGCTTGTTGATGTCGCCGTTCTTAAAAAAAAGCTGGCTAACCGTGACGCAACCCATGTTCAGGCTTTCCTTGGTATGGGCGACATCGTTGCGACCGATGATGTATTCCGTGCTGCTACCGCCGATATCCATCACAAAGCGGTTATTGGCGTTGCTGGCCAGACTGTGGGCCACACCTTGGTAGATCAAACGGGCTTCTTCGATGCCGGAAATGATATGAATCGGATGGCCTAAGGCCCGTTCGGCTTTTTTGATGAACTGTTGCGAGTTCTTGGCGATGCGCAAGGTATTGGTACCGACGATGGCCACGCTGTTCGGTGGGAAATTGCGAATGCGTTGGCCGAAGCGTTCCAGGCAAGCCAGTGCCCGTTCTTGCGTAGCCTGATCCAGGTACTTCTGCGAGTCCAGTCCCGCTGCCAGGCGCACCATTTCTTTCAATCGGTCCAGGGTTTGCAGCTTTCCGTCGTGCAAACTGCAAATGATCATGTGGAAACTGTTGGAGCCAAGATCGACCGCGGCGACGCTGGTCGGTATTTGCTGAGGCACGAGTCTGTTCCTGTTCGGACTACGGGGGAAGGCGGAGTCTGATAGAATTCCGCAGCTTAACTGGCGATACCGTTCCCAACTGGCGCCAGCTTTCATCGGCGGCCATTATAACTTAGAGCATGACGGCTTTATCCATTCAAAACTTAAAAAAAACGTATAGCAACGGCTTCGAAGCCTTGAAGGGCGTGGATCTGGAAGTCGAACGCGGTGACTTTTTCGCGTTACTCGGCCCCAACGGCGCCGGCAAATCCACGTTGATCGGCATCATCAGTTCTTTGGTCAATAAAACCAGCGGCAAGGTCAGCATCTTCGACCACGATCTGGACACCGACCCGGTCGCGGCAAAAACCTGCATCGGCGCGGTGCCGCAGGAAATCAACTTCAACCAATTCGAAACCTGTTTCAGCGTGGTTTTCAACCAGGCCGGTTATTACGGGATTCCGCGCAAGTTGGCGATGCAACGCACCGAGCAGTGCTTGCGCCAGGTTGAACTGTGGGATAAGCGCGATACCGTGTCGCGGCGGTTGTCGGGCGGCATGAAACGGCGCTTGATGATCGCGCGGGCGATGGTGCATTCGCCGCGGCTGCTGATTCTGGATGAACCGACCGCCGGAGTCGACATCGAGATCCGGCGTTCGATGTGGGAGATGATGCAGGCGGTAAACAAACAAGGCACGACCATCATCCTGACGACCCACTATCTGGAAGAGGCGGAAAGCCTGTGTCGCAATATTGCGATCATCGACAACGGCCAGATCATCGAGAAATCGGCGATGCATCAATTGCTGGGCCGGATGCATACCGACCATTTCGTGCTGGATGTCGGGCGCAGTCTGAGCGGCGTGCCGGCGATCCCCGGTTACCATATCGAATTGGTCTCGGAACGCAGTCTGGAAGTGGCCGTGCCGAAAAGCCTCGGTTTAAACCGATTGTTTCAGGAGCTCTCCGCCCGGCAGATTGAAGTGTTGAGTCTGCGTAACAAATCCAACCGTCTCGAACAACTTTTCCTGGACTTGGTGCAATGAACTATTCCGTGGCCTTTTCGACCATCTTAATCAAGGAAATTCGCCGCTTCACCCGGATTTGGCCGCAAACCTTGCTGCCGCCGGCCATCACTACGGCGTTGTATTTTCTGATCTTCGGCAAATTGATCGGCGACCGGATCGGCTTGGTGCACGGCGTCCGCTATATGGATTACATCGTGCCCGGCATTATTTTGATGTCGGTGATCAGTCATTCCTATTCGAACGTGGTGTCCTCGTTCTATTCCACCAAGTTTCAGCGCCACATCGAAGAGCTGCTGGTGGCGCCGGTGCCGAATTATGTGATTTTGTCCGGTTACGTTTGCGGCGGCATCGCCCGCGGCGTATTGGTGGGCTTGGTCGTGGCCGGTATTTCGATGGCCTTCACCGACACGGCAATTTTGCATTGGGATATCGCGGCAGCGGTATTCGTGTTGACAGCGACCTTGTTCGCCTTGGCCGGCTTCATCAATGCCGTATTCGCCGACAGTTTCGACGATATTTCCATCATCCCGAACTTCATCCTGACGCCGCTCAGCTATTTGGGCGGCGTGTTTTACTCGGTCGAAATGCTGCCCGGTATCTGGCAGAAGGTTGCTCAGGGCAATCCGATTTTGTACATGATCAACGCCTTTCGTTACGGCATGATCGGCGTCAGCGACGTGCAAATTCAGATTGCGTTTGCGATGACGGCCGGCTTTATTCTGCTGCTGGCCGGCCTGAGCCTGTTTTTACTGCACAAAGGCATCGGCATCAAAAACTGATTTATTCCAAAGGCAACAGCATGTTGCGCAGGCCGGTCGGGTTTTTGATCGCGATAAACCGGTTCTGCACCACGATCAGTTCGTCGTCCTGGAATTTTTTCAGCAGCCGGCTGACGGTTTCCAGCGCCAAGCCGAGATGGTTGCCGATTTCCTGGCGGGTCAACGACAACTTGAATTCGGACGAGGAAAATCCGCGCCGCTTCAAGCGCTCGGACAGGCTGATCAAAAAATAGGCCAGCCGCTCGTCGGCCGGGCGCTTGCTTAGTACCAACTGGTTTTTGTCTTCCAGCATTTTTTCGCCGGTATGGCGAAACAATTCCCTGGTCAGACTCGGCACGTTTTTGAACAAGTCGTCCATGTTGTCGGCCGGCAATATGCAAAAACTCATGGTTTCCAGCGCAATCGCCGCGCAGTTGTGTTTGTCTTCCGATAGGCCGTCGAATCCCAGCAATTCGCCGGGCAGCAAAATATTCAAAATATGTTCGTTGCCGTGGCTGTCGTTGGCCACCAGTTTGGCGCTACCGGACTTGATGGCCAGAATGCCGCGAAAGTTGTCGCCTTCCCGGTAAATGAAGTCGCCGCGTTGCAAGGTTTTGCGGGCTTTTACGACTTGGCTGATGTTGTTGATTTCGCTTTGCGACAAGCCGCGGGGTAAACAAATATTGTCCAAGCCGCAGTTGGCACAATTGACTTGATTTTTAATCGTCACGTTAAACTAAATTTCCGATAAATAAGGTAGCCGCGCCGGTCACAACCGGCTACCGACTCATCCGGAGTCGGTTTCTGGTTTTAAATGTTCAATCCTGTTGATGGTAGGCAATGATGCGTTCGACTTCGTTCTTCGAGCCCAAAATCAACGGCACCCGCTGATGGATGCTATTCGGTTTCAAATCCAAAATCCGTTCCCGGCCGGTGCTGCATAAACCGCCGGCTTGCTCGATGATGAATGCCATCGGATTGGCTTCGTACATCAGACGCAGCTTGCCCGGTTTGCTCGGGTCGCGCAAGTCGTGCGGATATAGAAACACCCCGCCGCGGTTTAATATCCGGTACACCTCGGCCACCAGCGATGCCACCCAGCGCATGTTGAAATTTTTGCCGCGCGGACCGTCTTCGCCGGCCACGCATTCGTCGATATAGCGTTTTACCGGCGGCTCCCAAAAGCGCTGGTTGGACATATTGATGGCAAACTCGCTGCTTTCTTCCGGGATTTTCATGTTGCAATGGGTCAGGATGAACTCGCCGACGTCCTGGTCCAAAGTAAAGCCGTTGACGCCGTTGCCGGTGGTCAGCACCAGCATCGTCGACGGCCCGTACAACACGAAACCGGCGCAGACCTGTTCGGTGCCGCGGCGCAGAAAATCTTCGGTTTCCGGTTCGATGCCTTCGCGGCAACGCAGAATCGAGAAAATGGTGCCGACGGTCATGTTGATGTCGATGTTGGACGAACCGTCCAGCGGGTCGAACAACACCAGGTATTTGCCTTTCGGATATTGCTTCGGAATCTTGATCGGATCGTTGATTTCTTCGGAGGCCATGCCGCCCAAAGAACCGCTCCAATCCAGGGCTTTGACCATGATGTCGTTGGTGATGATGTCCAGTTTTTTCTGGACCTCGCCCTGCACGTTTTCCGATTCGGCGCTGCCTAACACGCCGATCAAGGCTCCGCAGTTCACCCGATGCGAGATTTGTTTGCAGGCGGTGACGATGTTGTTCAGCAACAAGGTAAAAGTTCCCGATGCATCCGGCAGACCGCGCTGCTGTTCGATGATGAACTGGGTAAGGGTGACTTGCTGGTTAGACATGAATCTTTATCTCCAATGGATGAACGGCGCACGCCGCGGCGCGGCGGCCGAAGCGAAAATGAGTGTAAAGGCTGAACGTGAGCGGGCTGTTCAAGGTTAGGCAGCTAGACTTTTTCGCTTAACAAGCTTTGCGGCGACGCTATCGGCGAGTGTTCTTGGGCAGGTTTGCCTTGTTGGGCATCCATAAAACCGGGCTTCAATCCTTTTTCTTCGAATTGCCGTCTCAGGTAGTCGAGACGCGCGTTAATTTTTTCGACCGTATCGGCCGATTCGCTCCAGAAACGGGTGTTGACGCTACCGTCGTAACAGGAGAGCTTGCAATGTATTGTAGCAAGTTCCGGCGGGGTAATGGTAATGCTCACTACCCAGTTGTTCTGTCCGGCCGGGTTGCCGTTGCCGTCTCGATCGTGCTCCACGACCAGTTCCAGCAGGTCCGGCTTACCGTTTTGCAGGAAAGGCAGCTCCAACACCCAAACCTGACGCGGCGCATCGTCTTTCGGCAACGAATGCAACTGGTCCAAGGTTAATTTCGCCAGACTGCCCTCGGCTTGCTGCAACAGCTCTCTCAGCAGCGGTTCTCTGGCGGAGGCGGAATGTTCCGCCGCAGCCGGTTTCAATTCCAGCGCCAATTGCGCAATAAACTTGCTCAGTCTGAGCTTGAAATCGTCCGCTAACGTAGGCGGCGCCTGCTGCCGGCCGGCTTGCGCCAATTGCGCTTCCAGGAACAGGCCGGAGCGAGCGACGGCTGTTTTCAGATCGTTGGGTTGGAACAACGCCGATTTATCCGGAATCGCCCGCAAAATCTGCAAAGCCAGATGTTTCAGGGTTTCGCCGACGGTTTTATCGGCAATTAATTCACCGACGGCATGGTCCAGCCGGTTCAGCATGAGCAGGGGCGAACTTTGCTGCGGCAGGGCTTGTTTGAAAGCGGCGGCGACCAGTTCAGCTTCCAAGTCCGCCGGCGCCAGGCTGACGCTGAACAATGGCGGCGCTCCGGCCTTCACAAGTTGCAATTCGATGCGGCTACCCGGCACCAGCGCCGGTTTGGCCGGATCGGCTTCGAGCAATTGCCGGCTATCCAGCGTGATCGGCTGAGCTGGCGAATGGCCGGCGGCGTTATCGGTTGCGATTTGGCCGGATGCCGGCAATGGCATAGCCAGTTGCAGCGTCACCCCCTGTTTGCCGACGCTGAGCACCTGGGCCGGCACGGTCTGGCCGAGTTGCAGGTTTGGTAACGGATTGCCGGCTGCCGGCGCGGCGGCAGTGGTCAGTTTCAGCAGTGTCGCTTCGCCGCCGGTCGTTGGCTTGGCATTGGCCGGTAGCGGCGGCGCGATCAATTTGAATTCCGGCGTCGGCAATAATTTGACCACTTGCAGCTGCAAGCTTTGGCCGGCAGCGAACGGCAAGGGCAGGGGCGTCTGCAGTGTCAAGGTCTTGCCGGCCATGTTTACCGTCAGCAGATTCAATTGGGCTTGATTGACGGCGATCTTGGCTTCCAGAACCTGATTCAGTTTCAGCTCCGGAAAGGCGGCGCTGACTTTGTTCAGGGCGGCTTGCAGATTGGCATCCAGCGGCAGTTTGATTTCCACGAGCGTCACCTTGCCGCCGGCACGACGGCTATTCCAGCGCCAGAATAAACGCCCACTGCTCGGCGCTGACCGGCATGATCGACAGCCGATTGCCGCGGCGCAACAAAGCCAGCTCACCCAGCTCGGATTTGGTTTTCAGCTCGCGCAAGCTGATCGTGCGCGACAGTTTGCGCACGAACTTGACGTCGACCATGAACCAGGTCGGCTTATCCGGATGGCTTTTCGGATCGAAATGCTTGTCGTCCGGATCGAACGCCGTGAAATCCGGATAACTTTCCCTGACCACCTCGGCAATGCCGACGACGCCGGGCTCGTCGCAATTGGAGTGGTAAAACAAGATTTGGTCGCCGATTTTCATCTCGTCGCGCATCATGTTGCGTGCCTGGTAATTGCGGACGCCGTCCCAATGTTCGGTTTGCTGCGGCCGCGCATATAAATCGTCGATACCGAAGGTTTCCGGTTCCGATTTCATCAGCCAATAACGCATAAATTCTCCTTGATATTCGAATCGGTCTACTGTCGGCCAAAACCGGCCGGTAGCGGAAACCGGGGCCGGCCTTAGTTTATCAAGTTATAGCCATAACCATAGCCAAACTGCCGCAATTGCATACCCGCCGTAACGCAGCGAGTCATGGCAACGCAATCCAAAACTTGGACTATGTTTACGCTACCCAGCAACAACGCTAGAGCCGACTAGCCAGTCGCGGCGCTTGGCTGGCCCCTTTGCAATTGACCCCCAACCAGGAGTTTCATGCTTACCAGCCTAAGAATTTGGCCGAATCTGTTATGCCTGTTGGCCGGCATCGTTTTCGGATTTCCGCTAATCCACGCGCCGTTGAACCATCCTGTCAGCCGCATGGCGTCCGCCAATCCGGCTTATCGCGAACTGAGTCAGAATGCATTCATGGTGATGTCGAATCGGATTGAATTGAGCCGGGGGCGTTTGGTCCGCTATACCGACGCTGCCGGACAACTGCAAATCACTCGGATTCAGGGCATGCCGGGCGACCAAGTCGGTTTTGCCGGGCAAACCCTGACGGTGAACGCCCAGCCGGTGGCCGTGTATCCGCAACTGCGGATGGCGCAAGGCTCGTTAATCGTGCCGCAGGACGCGGTGTTCTGTTTTCCGGATATCGCCGCGGACATTGGCGGCAACGAACGCAATCTGCAGCAGTATCTGATTCCGGCCAATGTGTTGGACGGCAGCGTGCTCTATGTGTTGAACAACGATTCAACCGCTGCGGCAAATCCGGAGTTTTTCGGTTACGGTTACGGATTGTTACTGGCCTATTTGATCGTGTTTCTGGCCCTGGCCAGAAATAAAGATCGCTTGCATCCGGCGGTTTACTATCCGGTGCGCTGGGTCGTCGGCCTGAATCTGCTGGTCTGGGTTTTACTTGCCGGTTACGGGATTTACGTCGGTTTATCCGGAATCGTGCCGTCGATCTATTTCATTTTTCTGTCGGCATTGGCGTATTTGGGCTTGTCGGCGGCCGCGGCGAGTACTTCTGCTTTGGCGGTCGGGCTATTGGCCTTGCTGGTCATTTTTGCCGATAAGCCGATCTTGGGCCAGGCCGGTCCGAATTCCTGATTCAACTCAATCGCTCGCTATGGAAAACATTCACACCCTGATCGAAAACGTCGAACGCGTCATCGTCGGCAAACGGCCGGTCATCGAACTGGCTTGCGTCGCCATCCTTTGCAAAGGTCACATTCTGCTGGAAGACGTGCCCGGAACCGGCAAAACCATGTTGGCGCGGGCATTGGCGCGGTCGATCCAAGTCGACATGAAG comes from the Methylomonas sp. EFPC3 genome and includes:
- a CDS encoding helix-turn-helix domain-containing protein, whose product is MTIKNQVNCANCGLDNICLPRGLSQSEINNISQVVKARKTLQRGDFIYREGDNFRGILAIKSGSAKLVANDSHGNEHILNILLPGELLGFDGLSEDKHNCAAIALETMSFCILPADNMDDLFKNVPSLTRELFRHTGEKMLEDKNQLVLSKRPADERLAYFLISLSERLKRRGFSSSEFKLSLTRQEIGNHLGLALETVSRLLKKFQDDELIVVQNRFIAIKNPTGLRNMLLPLE
- a CDS encoding class 1 fructose-bisphosphatase, whose translation is MSNQQVTLTQFIIEQQRGLPDASGTFTLLLNNIVTACKQISHRVNCGALIGVLGSAESENVQGEVQKKLDIITNDIMVKALDWSGSLGGMASEEINDPIKIPKQYPKGKYLVLFDPLDGSSNIDINMTVGTIFSILRCREGIEPETEDFLRRGTEQVCAGFVLYGPSTMLVLTTGNGVNGFTLDQDVGEFILTHCNMKIPEESSEFAINMSNQRFWEPPVKRYIDECVAGEDGPRGKNFNMRWVASLVAEVYRILNRGGVFLYPHDLRDPSKPGKLRLMYEANPMAFIIEQAGGLCSTGRERILDLKPNSIHQRVPLILGSKNEVERIIAYHQQD
- a CDS encoding flagellar hook-length control protein FliK codes for the protein MEIKLPLDANLQAALNKVSAAFPELKLNQVLEAKIAVNQAQLNLLTVNMAGKTLTLQTPLPLPFAAGQSLQLQVVKLLPTPEFKLIAPPLPANAKPTTGGEATLLKLTTAAAPAAGNPLPNLQLGQTVPAQVLSVGKQGVTLQLAMPLPASGQIATDNAAGHSPAQPITLDSRQLLEADPAKPALVPGSRIELQLVKAGAPPLFSVSLAPADLEAELVAAAFKQALPQQSSPLLMLNRLDHAVGELIADKTVGETLKHLALQILRAIPDKSALFQPNDLKTAVARSGLFLEAQLAQAGRQQAPPTLADDFKLRLSKFIAQLALELKPAAAEHSASAREPLLRELLQQAEGSLAKLTLDQLHSLPKDDAPRQVWVLELPFLQNGKPDLLELVVEHDRDGNGNPAGQNNWVVSITITPPELATIHCKLSCYDGSVNTRFWSESADTVEKINARLDYLRRQFEEKGLKPGFMDAQQGKPAQEHSPIASPQSLLSEKV
- a CDS encoding EVE domain-containing protein gives rise to the protein MRYWLMKSEPETFGIDDLYARPQQTEHWDGVRNYQARNMMRDEMKIGDQILFYHSNCDEPGVVGIAEVVRESYPDFTAFDPDDKHFDPKSHPDKPTWFMVDVKFVRKLSRTISLRELKTKSELGELALLRRGNRLSIMPVSAEQWAFILALE